The following are encoded in a window of Cyanobacteria bacterium GSL.Bin1 genomic DNA:
- a CDS encoding DUF3326 domain-containing protein, protein MAQRPFTVVLIVPTGIGAAIGGYAGDALPVTRAIAQISDRVITHPNVLNGAQLYWSLPNLYYVEGYALDQFSAGRWGLRPVHQNRIGLILDQSIEPDLQLRHLQAAEAVKTTLGVNVGTYVVTDAPLHVQLRTAHSGASWGTIGHPDSLLRAAETLIKKGNVSAIAVVARFPDDMEADALANYRQGNGVDALAGAEAIISHLIVREFKVPCAHAPALNPLPPDSKVSPCAAAEELGYTFLPCVLVGLARAPQLVNPPYLSSDLIAEEVDAAVIPADAAGGSAILSLSQSSVPIIAVDDNHTTMEVPPESLGIKAIRVQSYVEALGVLVAQRSGINPDALRRPVSSLFRLN, encoded by the coding sequence GTGGCACAGCGTCCTTTTACCGTTGTTTTAATCGTACCCACTGGGATTGGAGCCGCAATTGGCGGCTATGCCGGCGATGCGTTGCCGGTTACTCGCGCGATCGCGCAAATTAGCGACCGAGTCATTACCCATCCCAATGTCCTCAATGGGGCACAATTGTATTGGTCATTGCCAAATCTCTACTATGTAGAAGGCTATGCCTTAGATCAGTTTTCTGCCGGGCGTTGGGGCTTACGTCCGGTTCATCAAAATCGCATCGGCTTGATCTTAGACCAAAGCATCGAACCGGATCTGCAATTGCGTCATCTCCAAGCCGCAGAAGCCGTCAAAACCACCCTTGGGGTTAATGTGGGGACTTATGTGGTTACCGATGCCCCTTTGCATGTCCAATTGCGAACTGCCCATTCCGGGGCAAGTTGGGGAACCATTGGCCATCCGGATAGCTTACTCCGGGCTGCTGAAACCTTAATCAAAAAGGGAAATGTCAGCGCGATCGCTGTTGTTGCCCGTTTTCCTGATGATATGGAAGCTGATGCACTGGCTAACTATCGCCAAGGCAACGGTGTAGATGCCCTTGCGGGGGCAGAAGCCATTATTTCTCACCTCATTGTCCGTGAATTTAAAGTTCCCTGTGCCCATGCCCCTGCCCTGAATCCACTTCCCCCAGATTCTAAGGTGTCTCCTTGTGCTGCTGCTGAAGAATTGGGCTATACGTTTCTCCCCTGTGTTTTAGTGGGCTTAGCTCGTGCCCCGCAATTGGTTAATCCTCCCTACCTCTCCTCCGATTTGATCGCAGAGGAAGTGGATGCAGCGGTGATTCCTGCCGATGCAGCTGGCGGGAGTGCCATTTTAAGTTTGAGTCAATCATCAGTGCCAATTATCGCTGTAGACGATAACCACACTACAATGGAAGTTCCCCCGGAATCACTTGGCATAAAAGCCATTCGTGTTCAATCCTATGTAGAAGCTTTAGGGGTATTAGTGGCACAGCGTAGTGGAATCAACCCTGATGCGTTGCGCCGGCCGGTGTCATCGTTGTTTCGTCTGAATTAA
- a CDS encoding CPBP family intramembrane metalloprotease — MTNPNNFEFEPLTRAQVLTIMGITAILLLIVAKAWQFLGSVSLFPVIFSFKAVLIGLGSAGLIILASSIIYKIWPAYRRSAQYYLELVLKPLAIPDTLWLGLLPGLSEELLFRGIMIPALGSGVLAVIISSVLFGVLHLGGVQQWPYGVWATAVGFLLGMIMIVTGNLLIPIIAHILTNFISSLVWKLEKK, encoded by the coding sequence GTGACTAATCCCAACAATTTTGAATTTGAACCCTTAACCCGTGCCCAAGTCTTGACGATTATGGGGATTACTGCAATCTTACTACTGATCGTTGCCAAAGCATGGCAGTTTTTAGGATCAGTCTCTTTGTTTCCTGTTATTTTCAGTTTTAAAGCCGTTTTAATTGGTTTGGGAAGCGCCGGATTAATTATTTTAGCCAGTAGTATCATTTATAAAATTTGGCCGGCGTACCGTCGCAGCGCGCAATACTATTTAGAATTAGTCCTTAAACCCTTAGCCATTCCCGATACGCTTTGGTTAGGACTATTACCGGGTTTAAGCGAAGAATTGTTATTTCGTGGCATTATGATTCCCGCCCTGGGTTCGGGGGTACTTGCTGTTATTATCTCGAGTGTGTTATTCGGTGTCCTGCATTTGGGCGGGGTTCAACAATGGCCCTATGGGGTTTGGGCAACCGCCGTTGGTTTTTTGCTCGGGATGATTATGATCGTTACTGGGAACTTACTGATCCCGATTATTGCCCATATTTTGACAAATTTTATTTCCAGCTTAGTTTGGAAGTTAGAGAAAAAATAA
- a CDS encoding transposase — protein sequence MNRQAYPSDLSNDEWELVKPLIPVHQGVGHPQTVDLKEILNAIFYWTDHGMKWRAMPHDFPSWSTGSDDYRRWVKTGLWEQINAHLGKLLETKVAGREEEPSLVIIDSQSVRTVETRGMNKG from the coding sequence ATGAATCGTCAAGCCTATCCGTCCGACTTAAGTAATGATGAATGGGAGTTAGTCAAACCCTTAATCCCAGTCCATCAAGGTGTGGGTCATCCTCAAACCGTTGACCTCAAAGAAATCCTTAATGCTATCTTCTATTGGACCGATCATGGCATGAAATGGCGGGCGATGCCCCATGACTTCCCCTCTTGGTCAACGGGGTCTGACGACTATCGCCGTTGGGTCAAAACTGGCTTGTGGGAACAAATTAATGCTCATCTAGGGAAGTTGTTGGAGACAAAGGTAGCCGGGAGAGAGGAAGAACCAAGTCTGGTCATTATCGATAGTCAATCCGTGAGAACGGTGGAAACAAGGGGGATGAACAAGGGATAG
- a CDS encoding transposase yields the protein MVLNCFVSAANVADVKAAVVVLEPVLEAFARIEKIRADQAEKGALGATLEQVHHCVLEVTKKLGEGFTVAPWRWVLERTLSWLEKARRLCRDDEVLPENHEGVVYIVMIRLMLRRLTDNQRKRTSSISQAA from the coding sequence ATGGTACTCAATTGCTTCGTAAGTGCGGCTAATGTAGCTGATGTCAAGGCGGCTGTGGTTGTGTTGGAACCCGTGTTAGAAGCCTTTGCCCGCATTGAGAAAATTCGGGCTGACCAAGCTGAAAAAGGCGCACTAGGAGCTACTCTTGAACAAGTTCATCACTGTGTGTTGGAAGTGACCAAGAAGCTGGGAGAAGGATTCACCGTGGCACCCTGGCGATGGGTACTGGAACGAACTCTATCTTGGCTAGAGAAGGCAAGACGTTTGTGTCGAGACGATGAGGTGTTGCCGGAAAATCATGAGGGGGTTGTTTATATCGTTATGATTCGTTTGATGCTGCGTCGCTTAACTGACAATCAGAGAAAACGAACTTCTTCTATCTCTCAAGCTGCTTAA